CTGTCGAATCCCGTCTCATCCCGAGGATGAGTCCACCGGCTCGTGGTTTACTTCCAAGAATACAGATTGTGCCGCCCCACGGCCGGCAAGTCTAGGAGACGCCCTCAGCGCCCGCGGCGGCGGATCTCGATCAGCCCCAGGTCGATGAGGCGGTGGACGAGCGCCTCGATCTCGTCCGCCTTCAGCCCCGAGAGGAGCCGGACCTCCTCGATGGTGGACTTGCCGTCCATTCTGGAGATCACCTTCCACTCCGCGGGCGACAGCGTGGTCCGGTTGAAGTCGAGGGCCGGCGTGGTGCGCGGGATGTCGACCATGAAGTTGAGGCGCGCCCGCGCGGCCTCCGCCTCCCCCTGCCGGGGCTCCTCGAGCGTCGCCGCGGCGAAGGCCTGACCGGAGATCAGATCGACGAAGGCCGGAACCCCCTGGTCGTCGCGGCGGAAGTAGCGATGGCTCGCGTCGCACTCGTAGACCTTGTCGTTGTTCGAGCGGAGATGGGCCGGTGACTCTTTGTGCGACGCGTTCGGGCAGCGGTACGTCACCATCGATCGGAGATTACCACAGGACCCGCTCAGCGTCGGCCCGTCCACGCGCTCGTCAGGTAGCGGTGGGCGCGCAGCCACTCCCCCCGCCCGGCCTCCGCGGGCGAGAGGCTTCCCGGAAGGCAGCGCACGCCGAGCGCCTGTTCGAACCCGCGGCCCAGCGCCGCCGCGATCTCGGGAAGCGTCACGTCGCGCCCCGCGAGGCGCGCGAGCCCCGGGACGTCGGGGACCTTCTCCCCCGCCCGCTCGCCGCCGGTCGCGCGGGTGAGGAGCGCTCGATCGAACCGTCGCGGAATCGAGCCGTGCTGCAGGAAGGCGCCCCGGCGCCGCGCGGAGGAGCTGCCGACCACCTTCGCCCCCGAGGCCACGATCTCGTGACGGGAAGGGCGGGAAAAGCAGATGGCGCTCTCACGGTGCGAGTCGCCGTCGCGCGCCTGTTCGGCGATCGAGGCCCGGACGCCGAGCCGGGCGAACCCCGCCAGGAGCCCCTGCGCGACGACGCCGTAGGCGTCGAGGAGGGATCCGTCGAAGGGGGCGTCGCCGCGCCGCCCGATCACCGCGTAGGTGATCTCGTCGTCGTGCAGGACCGCGCGCCCGCCGGTGGGCCGCCTCACGACGTCGAGCCCCGCGTCGCGGCACGCGGCGAGATCGGCCGCCCGGTCGAGCTCCTGCGAGAATCCGATCGAGAGGCAGGGCGGGGAAAAGCCATAGAGACGGAGGACGGGGAAGCCCGGCGCCCCCGCGTCGCACGATTCGAGGAGCGCCTCGTCCACCCCCATGTTCCGGAAGCCGTCGGCGGGGGGATCTTCGATCAGGCGCCACGTTGCGCGAGGATCTCCATCGTCCATCAGGCGGCGCCGCTCAGAGAAGCGATTCGACGGTCGCGGAAGGCCTCCCCTGGCTCTCGGCGACGGCGCGGCAGGTGATCTTCCCCTTGAAGACGTTCGCCCCCTTGCGCAGCGAGGCGTCCGATCGCAGCGCTCCCTCGAGCCCGTGCTTCGCGAGCCTCAGGACGTACGGGAGCGTGGCGTTCGTGAGGGCGTAGGTGGAGGTCCGCGGGACCGCCGCGGGCATGTTCGCGACGCAGTAATGGATCACGCCGTCCACCTCGAAGACGGGCTCCGCGTGCGTCGTCGGCCGCGTCGTCTCGACGCACCCCCCCTGATCCACGGCGACGTCGACGATGACCGCCCCCCTCTTCATGCGCGGGAGCATGTCGCGCTCGACGAGACGTGGGGCGCGCTCGCCGGTCACGAGGACCGCGCCGATCACCAGGTCGGCCTTCGAGAGCGCGTCGGCGATGTGGGATCGGTTGCTCGCGAGCGTCGTGACCCGGCCGCCGAAGATGTCGTCGAGGTACTGCATGCGCCGGGCGGAGGTCTCGAGGATCGTCACCCGCGCGCCCATGCCGAGGGCCATCTTCGCGGCGTTGATCCCCACCGTGCCGCCGCCGATGATCGCCACCTCGCCCGGAGGGACGCCGGGGACTCCGGCGAGAAGCACGCCGCTTCCGCCGTAGCTCTTCTGGAGATGGTACGCCCCGACCTGGATCGACAGCCTTCCCGCGACCTCGCTCATGGGCGTGAGGAGGGGAAGGCCGCCGTGGGCGTCCTCGATCGTCTCGTACGCGATCGCCGCGACGCCGCTGTCCACGAGCGCGTGCGTGAGCTGCGGCAGCGGCGCGAGATGCAGGTACGTGAAGAGGATCAGCTCCTTGTGGAAGCGCGGGTACTCCGACTCCTGGGGCTCCTTGACCTTCACGATCATGTGGGCCGCGCGGAAGACGTCGTCGGCGCCGGCGAGGGTCGCCCCGGCCTCCCGGTAGTCCACGTCTGCGATCCCGCTGAGGGCGCCCGCCCCCGCCTCGACCACGACCGAGTGGCCGTCGCGCACGAGCGCCCGGACTCCGGCGGGGACCAGCGCCACCCGCGTCTCGCCGCTCTTCACCTCGCGCGGAACTCCAATCGTCATCGATTCCGTCTCCGCGCCGTCACCGGCGCCCGTCGCGCTCGGTGTCGATCTGCGCCCGCTGGAGCGAGCCGCTGAAGTCGACGTAGATGGACTTCCACTCGGTGAAGATGTCGAGGACCGTCCAGGCGGCCTCGCGGTGCCCGTTGCCCGTCTGCTTGACGCCGCCGAACGGGAGCTGGACCTCCGCGCCGATCGTCGGCGCGTTCACGTAGAAGATCCCGGCCTCCACGTCGCGCATCGCGCGGAACGCCGTGTTGACGTCGCGCGTGTAGATCGCCCCCGAGAGGCCGTAGACGGTGCCGTTCGCGATCGCGATCGCCTCGTCGGCGGAGGAGGCCTCGATCACGCTGACGACGGGGCCGAAGATCTCCTCCTGCGCGATCCGCATCGTCGGCTTCACGCCGGTGAAGATCGTCGGCTCATGGAAGGTCCCCCGGTCGAAAGCCTTTCCCGTGAGCCTGTGGCCGCCGCTCGCGAGCTTCGCCCCCTCGCGCAGGCCGATCTCGACGTAGGATTCGACGGTCTTGAGCTGCGATTCGTTGACGGTCGGCCCCATCTGGATCGCCTCGTCGAGGCCGTTGCCGACCTTGAGCTCGCGCGTCCGCGCCACGAATCGCTCCACGAACGCGGCCATCACCTTCCTGTGCACGATGAGGCGGCTCGTCGCCGTGCAGCGCTGGCCCGTCGTGCCGAAGGCGCCCCAGAGACAGCCGTCCACGGCGAGCTCGAGATCGGCATCGTCCATGACGATGATGGCGTTCTTCCCGCCCATCTCGAGGGAGCACCTCTTGAAGCTCTCGGCGCAGGCCCTGTTCACGGACCGTCCCACCTCGGTCGAGCCGGTGAACGAGACGAG
The sequence above is a segment of the Acidobacteriota bacterium genome. Coding sequences within it:
- the ald gene encoding alanine dehydrogenase; the protein is MTIGVPREVKSGETRVALVPAGVRALVRDGHSVVVEAGAGALSGIADVDYREAGATLAGADDVFRAAHMIVKVKEPQESEYPRFHKELILFTYLHLAPLPQLTHALVDSGVAAIAYETIEDAHGGLPLLTPMSEVAGRLSIQVGAYHLQKSYGGSGVLLAGVPGVPPGEVAIIGGGTVGINAAKMALGMGARVTILETSARRMQYLDDIFGGRVTTLASNRSHIADALSKADLVIGAVLVTGERAPRLVERDMLPRMKRGAVIVDVAVDQGGCVETTRPTTHAEPVFEVDGVIHYCVANMPAAVPRTSTYALTNATLPYVLRLAKHGLEGALRSDASLRKGANVFKGKITCRAVAESQGRPSATVESLL
- a CDS encoding aldehyde dehydrogenase family protein codes for the protein MASAETYRNFIDGAWIESTTRETFENRNPADRDDLVGRFQKSGPEDVNRAVASAKRALPAWRAMPAPRRAELLYRLGQILMDRKEALARDMTREMGKVLGETRGDVQEAIDTAFYAAGEGRRMFGETVPAELPNKWAMSIRVPVGVCGLITPWNFPMAIPSWKLIPALVCGNTVILKPATDTPASSAHFVKACEDAGIPAGVVNFVTGTGQSVGAPLMNHPDVALVSFTGSTEVGRSVNRACAESFKRCSLEMGGKNAIIVMDDADLELAVDGCLWGAFGTTGQRCTATSRLIVHRKVMAAFVERFVARTRELKVGNGLDEAIQMGPTVNESQLKTVESYVEIGLREGAKLASGGHRLTGKAFDRGTFHEPTIFTGVKPTMRIAQEEIFGPVVSVIEASSADEAIAIANGTVYGLSGAIYTRDVNTAFRAMRDVEAGIFYVNAPTIGAEVQLPFGGVKQTGNGHREAAWTVLDIFTEWKSIYVDFSGSLQRAQIDTERDGRR
- a CDS encoding lipoate--protein ligase family protein; the protein is MDDGDPRATWRLIEDPPADGFRNMGVDEALLESCDAGAPGFPVLRLYGFSPPCLSIGFSQELDRAADLAACRDAGLDVVRRPTGGRAVLHDDEITYAVIGRRGDAPFDGSLLDAYGVVAQGLLAGFARLGVRASIAEQARDGDSHRESAICFSRPSRHEIVASGAKVVGSSSARRRGAFLQHGSIPRRFDRALLTRATGGERAGEKVPDVPGLARLAGRDVTLPEIAAALGRGFEQALGVRCLPGSLSPAEAGRGEWLRAHRYLTSAWTGRR